A single Candidatus Korarchaeota archaeon NZ13-K DNA region contains:
- a CDS encoding sugar phosphate isomerase/epimerase produces MVDYAFGGMNNPHRDPMDEVTTILEMGMDFVELTVEWPLSWVDSIKRRLGDLKDAVESYDAFLIVHSPYYLELAHPYDEVRSGALRAAARIIEVASELESAFTTFHPFTPGWLAAVRDKARELNVAGFRELVKKGRELGVQILVENVDHGAFRSPSDIRYLLDNVEDLLMTLDLGHAMINGGVEKLRSYLRKCRREIMHVHAHDNDMNSDLHMPIGAGRIPWSEVVLELVRSMYRGTITLEIHSSDPDYLRISREKISSIIGDLKGVTDAYGYQEGNDGS; encoded by the coding sequence ATGGTGGATTACGCTTTCGGCGGTATGAACAATCCCCACAGGGATCCCATGGATGAGGTGACCACGATACTCGAGATGGGCATGGATTTCGTGGAACTGACTGTGGAATGGCCCCTCTCCTGGGTGGATTCCATAAAGCGCAGGCTGGGTGATCTGAAGGATGCGGTAGAGTCCTATGATGCCTTCCTGATCGTACACTCCCCGTACTACCTTGAGCTGGCGCATCCCTACGATGAGGTGAGATCGGGAGCCCTTAGAGCTGCCGCTAGAATAATAGAGGTCGCTAGCGAGCTGGAATCAGCATTCACGACGTTCCACCCATTCACGCCCGGATGGCTCGCGGCCGTGAGGGATAAGGCGAGGGAGCTCAATGTGGCGGGATTCAGGGAACTAGTCAAGAAAGGGAGGGAGCTGGGTGTCCAGATACTGGTGGAGAACGTGGATCACGGGGCCTTCAGATCCCCCTCAGACATAAGGTACCTGCTAGACAACGTCGAGGACCTGCTCATGACCCTCGACCTGGGGCACGCGATGATCAACGGAGGCGTGGAGAAGCTGAGATCTTACCTTAGGAAGTGCAGGAGGGAGATAATGCACGTACATGCTCATGATAACGATATGAACAGCGATCTCCACATGCCCATAGGGGCCGGGAGGATACCTTGGTCGGAGGTCGTCTTGGAGCTGGTCAGAAGCATGTACAGGGGCACGATAACGCTCGAGATACATTCGAGCGACCCCGATTATCTTAGGATCTCAAGGGAGAAGATATCCTCAATCATCGGTGACCTGAAGGGTGTGACAGACGCCTATGGTTATCAGGAAGGAAACGACGGATCCTAG